A DNA window from Hordeum vulgare subsp. vulgare chromosome 1H, MorexV3_pseudomolecules_assembly, whole genome shotgun sequence contains the following coding sequences:
- the LOC123403811 gene encoding glutathione S-transferase 1-like, with the protein MAPVKVYGLPMNGSVARVLACLEEVGAEYEVVAVDLHTGEHKRPPHLARNPFGQVPAFQDGDLVLFESRAISKYILRKGSSDLLRENNLSESAMIDVWLDVESHKFDNAMLPIIFQGLVIPVYMGGTSDLKILEENLEKLKEIMEVYEERLSKSKYLAGDFISLADISHFPMVHLLHETPYAAVLDAYPHVKAWIAGVMDRPAVKKVIVLMKTFG; encoded by the exons ATGGCTCCGGTGAAGGTGTACGGGCTGCCTATGAATGGGAGCGTGGCGCGCGTTCTGGCGTGCCTGGAGGAGGTAGGCGCCGAGTACGAGGTCGTGGCCGTTGACCTACACACCGGCGAGCACAAGAGGCCGCCGCATCTTGCTCGTAAT CCCTTCGGCCAGGTCCCAGCGTTCCAGGATGGAGACCTAGTTCTCTTTG AATCACGAGCAATCTCAAAGTATATACTCCGGAAAGGATCATCAGACTTACTGAGGGAAAATAACCTCTCTGAGTCCGCAATGATTGATGTGTGGCTTGACGTCGAATCCCACAAATTTGACAACGCCATGCTGCCAATCATCTTCCAAGGTCTCGTCATCCCGGTTTACATGGGCGGGACTAGCGATCTCAAAATTCTTGAAGAAAACCTGGAGAAACTGAAGGAAATCATGGAAGTCTATGAGGAACGCCTGTCCAAGTCCAAGTACTTGGCAGGGGATTTCATTAGCTTAGCGGACATTAGCCATTTCCCAATGGTTCACCTATTGCATGAAACTCCCTATGCGGCGGTGCTCGATGCATATCCACATGTGAAAGCATGGATTGCTGGCGTAATGGATCGGCCTGCTGTGAAGAAGGTCATTGTGCTCATGAAGACATTTGGTTGA